A single region of the Vibrio cyclitrophicus genome encodes:
- the bamE gene encoding outer membrane protein assembly factor BamE translates to MRIKKWLVAVPLALTMLTGCSLLEKLVYRIDINQGNYVEQEAVDQLKFGMTKTQVRYVMGSPMLIENGYPDTWYYIYHHQKGHNDPIQKNLVVNFDATGTLVTINGDFEASDEFFESLR, encoded by the coding sequence ATGCGAATTAAAAAGTGGTTAGTTGCAGTTCCACTTGCACTAACAATGTTGACCGGTTGCTCTCTACTAGAGAAGTTGGTTTATCGAATTGACATCAATCAGGGTAACTATGTTGAACAAGAAGCTGTCGACCAGCTCAAGTTTGGTATGACAAAAACACAAGTTCGTTACGTTATGGGCTCACCTATGCTTATCGAAAATGGCTACCCAGATACGTGGTATTACATTTACCACCACCAAAAAGGCCATAACGACCCTATTCAGAAAAACCTTGTCGTGAACTTTGATGCTACAGGCACTCTAGTAACGATCAATGGTGATTTTGAAGCCAGTGATGAGTTCTTCGAAAGCCTTCGCTAG
- a CDS encoding M15 family metallopeptidase, with product MKRFIVGLLATVLSAASYAQVAPISQWQCDMMKKNNVLSSGAPVGCERLSKVDFDFVNFKGETQQGNMIVLDVVAPAVEQIFSELKLRNFPLHSARLMREFRGDDNASMDANNSSAFNARPITGGGGWSKHAYGVAIDINPVQNPFLEFDSNGKITVKPSQSATSYVNRTRFRARDEIERSGMAEDVVELFAHHGFMIWGGDWNSPIDTQHFEVGSRKFVNQLLSKPQPEAKVLFERYVESYRQCYLKNKGENAEKDRAICAKKTVGTF from the coding sequence ATGAAACGTTTTATTGTCGGCTTGCTGGCCACTGTGCTCAGTGCTGCGAGTTATGCCCAAGTTGCCCCTATATCTCAATGGCAATGCGACATGATGAAAAAGAACAATGTCTTGAGTAGTGGTGCGCCCGTTGGTTGTGAGCGACTATCCAAAGTGGATTTCGATTTCGTTAACTTTAAGGGCGAAACGCAGCAGGGGAACATGATTGTGCTTGATGTTGTTGCGCCGGCTGTTGAACAAATCTTTTCAGAGCTTAAACTGCGCAATTTTCCTCTTCATTCCGCTCGTTTAATGCGTGAATTCAGAGGTGACGATAACGCCTCAATGGATGCGAACAACAGCAGTGCGTTTAACGCTCGTCCTATTACAGGCGGAGGAGGTTGGTCGAAACATGCGTATGGTGTGGCAATAGACATCAACCCAGTTCAAAACCCTTTCTTAGAGTTCGATAGCAACGGAAAAATCACGGTAAAGCCTTCACAATCTGCGACAAGCTATGTGAATCGTACTCGTTTTCGCGCGCGTGATGAAATTGAACGTAGTGGCATGGCAGAAGATGTGGTTGAGCTTTTCGCCCATCATGGTTTTATGATCTGGGGAGGGGATTGGAATAGCCCAATCGATACTCAGCATTTTGAGGTCGGTTCAAGAAAATTCGTTAACCAACTGCTTTCTAAACCACAACCTGAAGCCAAGGTGTTATTTGAGCGCTACGTCGAATCTTATCGTCAGTGCTATCTCAAAAATAAAGGTGAGAACGCAGAAAAAGATCGAGCTATCTGTGCAAAGAAAACAGTCGGGACTTTTTAG
- a CDS encoding DUF429 domain-containing protein — MKYIGIDGCKAGWIAWIVSGNEPPEFKVVKTLDELLDDLTGATTLIDMPIGFSDSQTPDRLCDKAARRFLTSKRGSSVFPVPCREAVYQTDYIAACNANVEQLDKKFSKQTWGIVPKIRELDELIETHPNLSIKESHPEVVFAALKGEPLTFSKRTPEGKEERLSIIQQLAPQWCEGLVLAISNIKRKDVAIDDIYDAFVLMLVAYYAPQLSTLPEPFDVGGEADVDQNGRVREIVYWDKTR; from the coding sequence ATGAAATACATCGGAATTGATGGCTGCAAGGCGGGTTGGATTGCTTGGATTGTCTCTGGCAATGAGCCACCTGAGTTCAAGGTGGTAAAGACCCTAGATGAGTTGCTTGACGATCTTACGGGAGCAACAACGTTAATCGATATGCCGATTGGTTTTAGCGATTCACAGACTCCGGATAGATTATGCGATAAAGCAGCAAGGCGTTTTCTTACCAGCAAACGTGGCTCTTCCGTTTTTCCTGTTCCGTGCCGAGAGGCGGTTTACCAAACCGATTACATTGCGGCGTGTAATGCCAATGTTGAGCAGCTTGATAAGAAGTTTTCTAAACAGACTTGGGGGATTGTGCCCAAGATCCGCGAGCTTGATGAGCTCATTGAAACTCACCCAAACCTTTCGATCAAGGAATCACATCCAGAGGTGGTGTTTGCAGCATTGAAAGGCGAGCCGCTGACGTTTTCAAAACGAACGCCAGAAGGCAAAGAAGAACGGCTTTCTATTATTCAGCAACTCGCCCCTCAATGGTGTGAAGGCTTGGTGTTGGCCATTTCAAACATTAAACGTAAAGACGTTGCGATAGACGACATCTATGATGCGTTCGTGCTTATGTTAGTTGCCTATTACGCTCCGCAATTATCGACCTTACCAGAGCCTTTTGATGTTGGTGGAGAAGCGGATGTCGACCAGAACGGCCGAGTTCGAGAGATTGTTTATTGGGACAAAACGCGTTAA
- a CDS encoding RnfH family protein, translated as MTIESDMIHVEVVFALPHEQRVFTLVINKNATVEEIIAQSGVLELYPEIDLAKNKVGVYSRNVKLDATVRDKDRIEIYRALLADPKEIRRKRAEQAKAAAAKS; from the coding sequence ATGACTATTGAATCAGATATGATCCACGTAGAAGTTGTGTTCGCGCTTCCGCACGAGCAGCGTGTGTTTACCTTAGTGATAAATAAGAACGCGACCGTTGAAGAGATTATTGCGCAGTCTGGTGTTTTAGAGTTGTATCCAGAAATCGACTTGGCGAAAAATAAAGTTGGCGTATACAGCCGCAACGTTAAGTTAGATGCAACCGTTCGCGATAAAGATCGTATCGAAATCTACCGAGCACTGTTAGCTGATCCAAAAGAGATTCGCCGTAAGCGTGCTGAACAAGCAAAAGCGGCTGCTGCTAAGTCGTAA
- a CDS encoding ATP-dependent zinc protease gives MKKIPLALTLLSTLLFSQYTLATDTSHTTQNPTYELDGKSVLGRTENVYLSSVQGLKDVPFIGKIDTGAETTSMHAEDIHVKSSNADYQNLKDKELMAALTEDLLNNSDVDYDDWDGSTFAKYEAVVSFKVQNPRTGDMVLIEAPLERVSMIRSRTSSTPLLRPTVKMSLTIADQELKTDVNLTDRSHFSAPVLIGKTFLADNALVFAGYDYLQEQENATVVGRKEVVSISGMAMNATFSLKNRYSILHAKDIDIDKKNKEVTFDMFDNDGKQKEMTLPLVRMLSVSGKKRPLVYVPVQLDENTTKDVLVYLRDRSSSESQLRFGTSTASELFMIDTNAENILSEGTENFSEVAKKTEPLIISPEEDITLDGFPMKAVASFTVNTPLLKVDSFEMTGKGKDASVEFYLTDVNGEKQKVIKPIIKKLKVGDDTRPVVSGEFLGAGKVRQQEFAIDVLNSNEKEAYFILGKKMAKDGVYVNTRSDYLLKSEPLFKVGHIEVVEVNGMKFPAKLDTGADVSSMNAVNIKRFKKDGQDMVSFTYQNNQGDKQDFTKPVIDVMRIKAKKGEKVNIRPVVEMKVKLGDLEKEVRVNLQDRSRFEYSMILGKNFLKHGAVVSSDEDYLLGDME, from the coding sequence ATGAAAAAGATACCTTTGGCTCTAACTCTTTTAAGCACTCTACTTTTTTCACAATACACTTTGGCTACAGATACTTCACACACCACTCAAAATCCTACTTACGAACTCGATGGTAAGTCGGTATTAGGTCGCACTGAGAACGTGTACCTATCTAGTGTTCAAGGGCTAAAAGACGTTCCTTTCATTGGTAAAATTGATACCGGTGCAGAAACCACTTCTATGCATGCTGAAGACATTCATGTGAAGAGCTCTAATGCTGACTACCAAAACCTCAAAGACAAAGAGTTGATGGCGGCGTTAACCGAAGACCTGTTGAATAATTCCGATGTTGATTATGATGATTGGGATGGCAGCACCTTTGCAAAATATGAAGCTGTGGTGTCTTTTAAGGTCCAAAACCCACGCACGGGAGATATGGTATTAATCGAAGCGCCTTTAGAGCGTGTCAGCATGATACGCAGCCGCACTAGCAGCACGCCTTTACTTCGTCCTACCGTAAAAATGTCGCTCACCATTGCGGATCAAGAATTAAAAACCGATGTTAACCTGACTGACAGAAGTCACTTCTCTGCGCCAGTATTGATCGGCAAAACCTTCCTTGCAGATAACGCACTGGTGTTTGCGGGTTATGACTACTTGCAAGAGCAAGAGAACGCAACGGTGGTTGGCCGTAAAGAGGTGGTGTCTATCTCGGGAATGGCGATGAATGCGACTTTCTCTTTAAAGAATCGCTACAGCATTTTACATGCAAAAGACATCGACATAGACAAAAAGAACAAAGAAGTGACGTTTGATATGTTCGACAACGATGGTAAGCAGAAAGAGATGACACTACCATTAGTTCGTATGTTAAGCGTGAGTGGTAAAAAGAGACCTCTGGTATATGTACCAGTCCAACTCGATGAAAACACAACCAAAGACGTTCTGGTGTATTTACGTGACCGTTCTAGCAGTGAGTCACAGTTGAGGTTTGGTACAAGCACCGCCAGTGAGCTGTTCATGATTGATACCAATGCTGAGAATATTCTCTCTGAAGGAACTGAGAATTTCAGCGAGGTCGCTAAGAAGACTGAGCCACTGATTATCTCACCGGAAGAAGATATCACATTAGATGGTTTCCCTATGAAGGCTGTTGCTTCATTTACTGTCAATACGCCTTTGTTGAAGGTCGACAGTTTTGAAATGACAGGTAAAGGCAAAGATGCTTCCGTTGAATTTTATCTTACAGATGTAAATGGTGAGAAGCAGAAGGTAATAAAGCCAATTATTAAGAAGCTAAAAGTCGGGGATGATACTCGTCCGGTTGTAAGTGGTGAGTTTTTGGGCGCTGGTAAAGTTCGCCAACAAGAGTTTGCTATCGATGTGCTTAACAGTAATGAGAAAGAGGCCTACTTCATTTTAGGTAAGAAGATGGCGAAAGATGGGGTATATGTGAATACTCGATCTGATTATCTTTTGAAATCGGAGCCTTTGTTTAAAGTGGGGCATATAGAAGTTGTTGAAGTCAACGGCATGAAGTTCCCGGCCAAGTTGGATACTGGCGCAGATGTAAGCTCAATGAATGCAGTCAACATCAAACGATTTAAGAAAGACGGCCAAGACATGGTGAGCTTTACCTATCAAAACAACCAAGGCGATAAGCAAGACTTCACTAAGCCAGTGATTGATGTGATGCGTATTAAAGCCAAAAAAGGCGAAAAGGTGAACATTCGTCCTGTAGTCGAAATGAAGGTTAAGTTAGGTGACTTAGAGAAAGAGGTGAGGGTAAACCTTCAAGATCGCTCTCGCTTTGAGTACAGCATGATCCTAGGCAAGAACTTCTTAAAGCACGGTGCAGTAGTGAGCAGTGATGAAGATTACTTGCTTGGCGATATGGAGTAA
- the nadK gene encoding NAD(+) kinase, with the protein MKKPFEVIAIIGKPRDQQAIQTHRELYQWLSAEGYQVFVDDRLSSILDDIPQEHFSSLIELGKRADLAIVVGGDGNMLGAARILSRFDISVIGVNRGNLGFLTDLNPENFQSALIDVLKGEFMEEERFLLETEIHRHGQIKSHNAALNEAVLHPGQVAHMIEFEVYIDDSFAFSQRSDGLIVSTPTGSTAYSLSGGGPILSSSLNAISLVPMFPHTLSSRPLVVDGKRRIKLIVSPDNRGTQEVSCDGQISLPVSPGDEIHIYQSPNVLKLIHPKDYNYYHVLRNKLGWSSKLF; encoded by the coding sequence ATGAAAAAGCCATTTGAAGTCATCGCTATTATTGGTAAACCTCGAGATCAGCAAGCAATTCAGACTCATAGAGAGCTCTATCAGTGGTTAAGTGCTGAGGGTTATCAAGTGTTTGTTGATGATAGGCTCTCCAGTATTTTGGACGATATCCCACAAGAACATTTTTCTAGCCTGATTGAGTTAGGTAAACGCGCCGATCTCGCAATTGTTGTGGGTGGTGACGGAAATATGCTCGGTGCGGCTAGAATATTGTCGCGTTTCGATATTTCAGTCATCGGTGTGAACCGAGGAAACCTTGGCTTCCTAACCGATCTTAACCCTGAAAACTTCCAAAGTGCACTTATCGATGTACTCAAAGGTGAGTTCATGGAAGAAGAGCGCTTCTTACTTGAAACGGAAATTCATCGTCATGGCCAAATAAAAAGCCACAACGCCGCACTCAATGAAGCCGTACTTCACCCAGGTCAAGTAGCGCACATGATCGAGTTTGAAGTGTACATCGATGACAGCTTTGCGTTCTCACAGCGTTCTGATGGCTTGATCGTCTCAACACCGACAGGTTCTACCGCCTACTCGCTTTCTGGCGGCGGTCCTATCTTGTCATCTAGCCTAAATGCTATCTCACTAGTGCCAATGTTCCCGCACACCCTTTCAAGCCGCCCACTTGTGGTGGATGGAAAGCGTCGTATCAAGTTGATCGTATCGCCTGATAACCGCGGTACACAGGAAGTTAGCTGCGATGGTCAAATCTCGCTACCGGTTTCTCCTGGCGACGAGATCCATATTTACCAAAGCCCTAATGTGCTCAAGCTGATTCACCCTAAAGACTACAACTACTACCACGTTCTACGTAACAAACTAGGCTGGTCGAGTAAGCTGTTCTAA
- a CDS encoding ubiquinone-binding protein, translated as MPKVTRSALVSFSADQMFSLVNDVARYHEFLPGCSGSRVIESSDSTMVASVDVSKAGISKTFTTSNRLAEGAEILMELVDGPFKKLQGGWYFTPLDDQACKVELKLEFEFSSRMIEMAFGKIFNELTSNMVSAFTQRAKQVY; from the coding sequence ATGCCAAAGGTTACTCGTTCAGCATTAGTGTCGTTTAGTGCCGACCAGATGTTCAGCTTGGTCAATGATGTTGCTCGTTATCACGAGTTTTTGCCAGGGTGTTCTGGTTCACGTGTGATCGAATCTTCAGATTCAACTATGGTGGCTTCGGTTGATGTCTCTAAAGCTGGTATCAGCAAAACATTTACTACGTCGAACCGTTTAGCGGAAGGCGCTGAAATTTTGATGGAGCTGGTGGACGGCCCGTTCAAGAAGCTGCAAGGCGGTTGGTATTTTACTCCGCTTGACGATCAAGCGTGCAAGGTTGAGCTTAAGTTGGAGTTTGAATTTTCTAGCCGAATGATTGAAATGGCTTTTGGTAAGATTTTCAATGAACTGACAAGCAATATGGTCAGTGCTTTTACTCAACGAGCGAAACAGGTTTACTAA
- a CDS encoding DNA phosphorothioation-associated putative methyltransferase: MNEELFAELTSQIKVGKQLPDAIYLHKDAFSALPKVLTQFIPAVAKAVNLDEKDWNLVKLFKKEFRLSLLYYPDFYTDSYPALAQSLNVDLSKLSHKITGYRESENPPILHRKETMVLPTSEYYEHFVSLTQEGENAGLYENSRLIGFKRSWENLIARHGYELVDGRLFRCSSMTTQEEAGIDRHKTAIVRHELSAPMKTLVKHGYLKGEYSIFDYGCGRGDDLRELEAHGLDALGWDPNFQPDNDKSNSNIVNIGFVLNVIEDQDERLDALLGAWELADKLLVVSVMLANENYIAQFKPYKDGVITSRNTFQKYYAQSEIKAYIERSLQEDAITVAPGIFYIFKDKLEEQQYLQSKYKRHHKWQQLTSPEPIEAKDKAKLLITQHQDLFNSFWNTCLELGRIPANDEFEHSDKIRELIGSHKKVFNLLQEMFDTQEFEQAEKSRKEDLLLYFAIGLFEKRKPYTQQPEPLKRDIKALFDDYKTAINLAAELLFAIADTNLIQQQCEKAHRQLPASLLNEGHSLILHRDFIDDLPLLLRAYVGAGLQMYGELDEEIDLIKIHITSGKLTLTAYDDFEKSVPFLVERIKIKMAEQDIDFFDYVNEERRPPLLNKHLYMPTEHENYKKQQSFDKRLAKLMEFEPTEETQMMRTEFEVLLDKEHKEIKGFTLSSK, from the coding sequence ATGAACGAAGAGTTATTTGCTGAACTTACTTCTCAAATAAAAGTTGGAAAACAACTTCCCGATGCCATTTATCTTCATAAAGACGCATTCAGCGCATTGCCTAAAGTGTTAACACAGTTCATTCCTGCCGTAGCAAAAGCCGTTAACTTAGATGAAAAAGACTGGAACCTCGTTAAGTTGTTTAAAAAAGAGTTCCGTTTATCTCTTCTTTATTACCCTGATTTTTATACAGATTCCTATCCCGCATTAGCACAAAGTCTCAATGTCGACCTCTCTAAGCTAAGCCACAAAATTACAGGTTATCGCGAATCTGAAAACCCACCGATCTTACATAGAAAAGAAACCATGGTTTTGCCAACAAGTGAATATTACGAACACTTCGTTTCACTCACACAAGAAGGCGAGAATGCAGGCCTGTACGAAAACAGCCGTTTGATTGGTTTTAAACGTTCTTGGGAAAACCTAATAGCACGCCATGGTTACGAGCTTGTCGATGGTCGACTATTCCGATGCTCTTCGATGACAACGCAAGAAGAGGCTGGGATTGATAGGCACAAAACGGCCATCGTGCGCCATGAACTCTCTGCACCAATGAAGACTCTCGTTAAACATGGTTACTTAAAAGGCGAGTACTCAATTTTCGATTACGGCTGCGGCCGCGGAGACGATTTAAGAGAGCTCGAAGCACATGGCCTTGACGCTCTGGGTTGGGATCCGAACTTTCAACCCGACAACGACAAATCCAATTCTAATATCGTAAACATAGGGTTTGTTCTTAACGTGATAGAAGATCAAGATGAAAGACTCGATGCCCTACTAGGCGCATGGGAGCTAGCAGATAAGCTTCTGGTGGTTTCTGTCATGCTGGCTAACGAAAACTACATTGCTCAGTTCAAACCTTATAAAGATGGGGTCATTACCTCTCGTAACACCTTCCAAAAGTACTACGCGCAATCTGAGATCAAAGCATACATAGAAAGAAGCCTTCAAGAAGACGCAATTACCGTCGCGCCCGGTATTTTCTATATATTCAAAGACAAACTCGAAGAACAGCAATACCTACAGAGTAAATACAAACGACACCACAAGTGGCAACAACTGACTTCGCCAGAACCTATAGAAGCTAAAGATAAAGCCAAGCTACTTATCACTCAGCATCAAGATTTGTTCAACAGCTTTTGGAATACCTGCTTAGAGCTAGGGCGTATTCCAGCCAACGACGAATTTGAACACTCTGACAAAATCCGAGAGCTGATCGGCTCACACAAAAAAGTGTTCAACTTGCTGCAAGAGATGTTTGATACCCAAGAGTTTGAACAAGCAGAAAAGAGCCGAAAAGAAGATCTTCTCCTCTACTTTGCTATTGGACTGTTTGAGAAAAGAAAACCCTACACGCAGCAGCCGGAGCCATTAAAGCGTGACATCAAAGCCTTGTTTGATGATTACAAAACCGCGATCAACCTGGCTGCAGAATTGCTGTTCGCGATTGCAGACACCAACTTAATCCAGCAGCAATGCGAGAAAGCACACCGCCAACTGCCAGCAAGCCTACTCAACGAAGGACATTCACTGATCCTACATCGAGACTTTATCGACGACTTACCACTATTGCTGCGAGCATACGTTGGTGCAGGGTTGCAAATGTATGGCGAACTGGATGAAGAGATCGATCTCATTAAAATTCATATCACATCAGGAAAACTTACCCTGACCGCTTATGATGACTTTGAAAAATCGGTGCCTTTCTTAGTCGAGCGCATAAAGATAAAGATGGCAGAACAAGACATCGACTTCTTCGACTACGTGAATGAAGAACGCAGGCCACCACTGCTTAATAAGCACCTTTACATGCCAACCGAGCACGAGAACTACAAGAAACAACAGAGCTTTGATAAACGATTAGCAAAACTCATGGAGTTTGAACCAACCGAAGAAACACAGATGATGAGAACAGAGTTTGAAGTGCTATTAGATAAAGAACATAAAGAAATCAAAGGGTTTACGCTAAGTTCAAAATAG
- a CDS encoding YeeE/YedE family protein, giving the protein MFIIAIVFSGSLAWVSMALGSVVEGRLLSTAFWPSLFSLLGGFLFGIGAAINSGCGVSTVSRLARGEVVMLATIFGWFVAWLVFAPVLPSELKGARLVLSDFSRYVFLGSISLTIVVSCYFMNVVNRKLWLSMLGIGLTAGFVFLYEPHWTPSGLLKSIGTSLWHGRAEAWPSSERFILMISLLVGMVSAALFTGSFSLRLSSIRRFGKHLVAGVLMGFGAVMAGGGNDTQLLVAMPVLSLAGVFSVLSIIVGIYTGVRLIQSR; this is encoded by the coding sequence ATGTTCATCATCGCGATTGTGTTTAGTGGTTCGCTGGCTTGGGTTTCTATGGCTCTAGGTTCTGTCGTAGAAGGGCGGCTTTTATCCACTGCATTTTGGCCGAGTTTGTTCTCATTGCTTGGTGGCTTTCTGTTTGGTATTGGCGCGGCAATCAACAGTGGTTGTGGGGTTTCTACAGTGAGTCGGTTAGCTCGCGGCGAAGTGGTTATGTTGGCGACTATATTCGGTTGGTTTGTTGCTTGGTTGGTGTTTGCTCCAGTTTTGCCTTCGGAGTTGAAAGGAGCTAGGTTGGTACTGTCCGACTTTTCTAGATACGTATTCCTTGGAAGTATCTCGCTCACAATTGTGGTGAGTTGTTATTTCATGAATGTGGTAAATCGCAAGTTATGGTTATCAATGTTGGGAATTGGCTTAACGGCAGGTTTTGTATTCCTTTATGAACCACACTGGACACCAAGTGGGTTGTTGAAATCTATAGGGACTTCGCTCTGGCATGGAAGAGCTGAAGCTTGGCCAAGCAGTGAACGTTTTATATTGATGATCTCGCTGTTAGTTGGAATGGTTAGCGCTGCGTTATTTACTGGGTCGTTTTCTTTGAGGTTGAGCTCTATACGTCGATTTGGCAAACACTTAGTTGCGGGGGTGCTTATGGGATTTGGAGCCGTAATGGCCGGTGGCGGGAACGATACTCAGTTGTTAGTGGCGATGCCAGTGCTGTCGTTGGCGGGTGTTTTTTCTGTGTTGAGTATCATTGTTGGCATATATACCGGAGTTAGGTTGATTCAAAGTCGATAG
- the recN gene encoding DNA repair protein RecN — MLAHLSVNNFAIVKYLQLELSKGMTTITGETGAGKSIAIDALGLCLGGRSDAGMVRQGEEKTEVSAAFLLENNLHATRWLEDNELLDGSECILRRTISKEGRSRAFINGSPVPLSQLKSLGQLLINIHGQHAHHQLMKSDYQMAMLDQYAGHLNLLKSTRNAYQSWRQADNHLKELLENSQQNQAQKQLLEYQIKELNELSIGEEEYEDLEQEHKRLSNSGELATTCQQAIELIYEGEEVNALGILQSANNSLIQLAELDERLAELPNLLSEAIIQIEETNNELRTYLDSIDVDPGRMAYVEERFSKVMSISRKHHVLPEELYKHHQDLLQQVEALDCSDEKLEELANEVENQYQSFVAKSEKLHKSRTRYAKELNKLITQSMHELSMEKAQFAIEVNNTNTHPSPLGMDNVTFIVSTNPGQPMQPIAKVASGGELSRISLAIQVITAQKVDTPSLIFDEVDVGISGPTAAVVGKMLRKLGESTQVMCVTHLPQVAGCGHQQLFVAKNTKSGKTETQMHTLDEQQRVSELARLLGGSQITESTLANAKELLVAA, encoded by the coding sequence ATGCTGGCTCATTTAAGTGTTAATAATTTCGCTATTGTTAAGTATTTACAGCTAGAACTCTCTAAAGGCATGACAACAATCACCGGGGAAACTGGTGCAGGTAAATCTATCGCGATCGATGCTTTAGGCTTATGCCTTGGAGGAAGATCCGATGCAGGAATGGTTCGACAAGGTGAAGAAAAAACCGAGGTCAGTGCCGCTTTTTTACTTGAGAACAATCTGCATGCTACCCGCTGGTTAGAAGACAACGAATTGCTCGATGGCAGTGAGTGTATCCTGCGCAGAACCATCTCAAAAGAAGGTCGTTCTCGTGCATTCATCAACGGTAGCCCTGTCCCTCTTTCGCAATTGAAATCACTAGGACAACTGCTGATCAACATCCATGGTCAACACGCGCATCACCAGTTGATGAAAAGTGATTACCAAATGGCGATGCTTGATCAATATGCAGGCCACTTGAACCTATTGAAATCGACACGTAATGCTTACCAGTCATGGCGACAAGCCGATAACCACTTAAAAGAGTTACTTGAAAATAGCCAGCAAAACCAAGCTCAAAAACAACTTCTTGAATACCAAATCAAAGAGTTAAATGAGCTATCTATTGGGGAGGAAGAATATGAAGACCTCGAACAAGAGCATAAGCGCCTCTCCAATAGCGGAGAACTGGCCACAACCTGTCAGCAAGCTATCGAACTTATTTATGAAGGTGAAGAAGTTAATGCGCTTGGTATTCTGCAATCGGCCAATAACTCCTTAATTCAGTTAGCTGAGCTAGATGAAAGATTGGCTGAGTTACCGAACTTGCTTTCTGAAGCGATTATTCAGATCGAAGAAACCAACAACGAGTTAAGAACATACCTAGACAGCATTGATGTTGATCCGGGTCGTATGGCTTACGTTGAAGAGCGTTTCTCTAAAGTGATGTCGATTTCTCGTAAACACCACGTGTTACCTGAAGAGCTTTATAAGCACCATCAAGACTTACTACAACAAGTTGAAGCACTTGATTGCTCTGATGAAAAGTTGGAAGAATTAGCAAACGAGGTAGAAAACCAATACCAATCGTTCGTTGCTAAATCAGAGAAGCTTCATAAGTCTCGAACTCGTTACGCAAAAGAGCTAAACAAGCTGATCACGCAAAGCATGCACGAACTCAGCATGGAAAAAGCGCAGTTTGCCATTGAGGTGAATAACACCAATACACACCCTTCTCCATTGGGTATGGATAACGTGACCTTCATTGTTTCGACCAACCCAGGTCAACCAATGCAGCCGATTGCTAAAGTGGCCTCAGGTGGTGAGCTATCACGAATCTCGTTAGCGATTCAGGTGATCACAGCGCAAAAAGTGGATACACCAAGCCTGATTTTCGATGAAGTCGATGTGGGTATCAGTGGGCCAACAGCAGCGGTTGTCGGAAAAATGCTACGTAAGCTGGGCGAATCGACACAAGTAATGTGTGTGACTCACTTACCTCAAGTTGCCGGTTGCGGTCACCAACAGCTGTTTGTAGCGAAAAACACGAAATCAGGTAAGACTGAGACTCAAATGCACACGCTTGATGAGCAACAACGCGTCTCAGAGCTTGCTCGACTGCTTGGTGGCAGCCAGATTACCGAATCGACGCTTGCCAACGCAAAAGAATTATTAGTCGCAGCTTAG
- the smpB gene encoding SsrA-binding protein SmpB, translating into MAKNKSKSKAGSNTIALNKKARHEYFIDDEIEAGLELQGWEVKSLREGKTNIAESYVYIRDGEAFISGMTITPLTQASTHIVANPTRIRKLLMSRKELDNLIGRINREGMTLVATALYWSRSWAKIKVGVAKGKKLHDKRTDMKEKDWARDKARIMKSNLR; encoded by the coding sequence ATGGCAAAGAATAAATCAAAATCAAAAGCCGGTAGTAATACCATTGCGCTTAATAAGAAAGCTCGCCACGAATATTTCATCGATGATGAGATAGAAGCGGGGCTTGAGCTACAAGGCTGGGAAGTAAAATCCCTACGTGAAGGCAAAACCAATATCGCAGAAAGCTACGTCTACATCCGAGACGGCGAAGCATTCATCAGTGGTATGACGATCACTCCGCTCACTCAAGCGAGTACTCATATCGTGGCGAACCCAACACGCATCCGTAAACTACTAATGTCGAGAAAAGAACTCGATAACCTTATCGGTCGTATTAACCGTGAAGGCATGACACTTGTCGCAACCGCACTTTACTGGTCTCGCTCTTGGGCGAAGATTAAAGTTGGCGTAGCGAAAGGTAAAAAGCTGCACGATAAACGTACTGATATGAAAGAAAAAGATTGGGCGAGAGATAAAGCACGAATTATGAAGAGTAATTTGCGTTAA